A single Dermacentor albipictus isolate Rhodes 1998 colony chromosome 3, USDA_Dalb.pri_finalv2, whole genome shotgun sequence DNA region contains:
- the LOC135905159 gene encoding very long chain fatty acid elongase AAEL008004-like: MAKAASPMDSASTSSFMTALANELILDRDPRTANWVLSGNREFLICLFMVYVYVVKVAGPRYMKDRKPYDGIKPIVNAYNACMVVLNAYFMTAFLSRSYMGGGYSLFCHGIDYESRDEVTMSLLNLCWWYMLVRIADFMDTVFFVLRKKDSHVSFLHVAHHILVVFNGCYGVGYGPDGQALLTIILNCFVHVTMYTYYFLSLLGPAVQKHLWWKRYLTQVQLVQFCIIFVHMMIPLFYNCGYPRPHIYIMLCEAVFFFTMFVRFYVQAYRDRHNTSRKIEDSDHAKSKVH, from the coding sequence ATGGCCAAAGCTGCGAGCCCAATGGATTCTgcttcaacttcttccttcatgACTGCCCTGGCGAATGAGCTGATCCTGGACCGGGATCCGCGCACCGCCAACTGGGTCCTGTCCGGGAACAGAGAGTTCCTCATCTGCCTGTTCATGGTCTACGTCTACGTGGTCAAGGTGGCCGGACCCCGATACATGAAGGACCGCAAGCCGTACGACGGCATCAAACCGATCGTGAACGCCTACAACGCCTGCATGGTGGTGCTGAACGCCTACTTCATGACTGCCTTCCTCTCCAGGAGCTACATGGGAGGCGGCTACAGCCTCTTCTGCCACGGCATTGACTACGAGAGCCGAGACGAGGTCACCATGAGCCTTCTTAACCTGTGCTGGTGGTACATGCTTGTGAGGATCGCCGACTTCATGGACACGGTGTTCTTCGTGCTGCGCAAGAAGGACTCGCACGTGTCGTTCCTTCACGTCGCGCACCACATTCTGGTGGTGTTCAACGGCTGCTACGGCGTCGGCTATGGCCCGGACGGCCAGGCGTTGCTGACAATTATCCTCAATTGCTTCGTCCACGTGACCATGTACACTTACTACTTTCTCTCCCTGCTGGGACCCGCAGTGCAGAAGCACCTCTGGTGGAAGCGCTACCTGACCCAGGTGCAGCTGGTTCAGTTCTGCATCATATTCGTGCACATGATGATACCGCTCTTCTACAACTGTGGTTACCCGAGGCCGCACATCTACATCATGCTGTGCGAGGCGGTCTTCTTCTTCACCATGTTCGTGCGCTTCTACGTCCAGGCCTACCGGGACAGGCACAACACCAGCAGGAAAATCGAGGACAGCGATCACGCCAAGAGCAAGGTTCACTGA